The window GTTACCAATTGGTAATCGGCAAAAAAAACATTTTTAATTTAAATTTGTAATATTTTTAATATGAAAAAAAAAGAACAATTAAGCCCTGAATGTATAAAGCAAATTCGTGGTGTAAAAGATACAGTAGACCTGTTAAATGGAAAATGGAAAACATTCATTATTGACAAGCTTTATTATACCGGGAAAATAAGATTTATGGATTTAAAAAGACAAACGGAAATAGCCCCCAAAGTACTTTCGAAAGAATTGAAAGATTTAGAAATGAATAATCTGGTCAAAAGGATAGAAAATAATAACCAGCCTGTTTCTATTGAATATGAATTGACTGATTTTGGAAAAAGTTTGCATGATGTGATTGATATTATGGGTAAATGGGGTATAGAATATAGACAAAAATTATTGAAAGAAGGAATGATTAAAATGTAAATTCTAAACTATTTAAGAAAAGATTAAATAATGAGTTTTACTGATGTTTTTTATAATCACTACCCACCTTGAGATTATTTTGTTTTACTTCTTATTTTAAATGTTAACTATTAACCGATCCTCAACATTACAATTTGAATTCTGTCTTTTTATTATTTTAAAATTTGTTACGAAAATTATGATAAAAAATATTCTATATATTTTTATAAGTTTATTGGCCTCCCAATCTTTAAAATCTCAAGAATGGTTCTCATTTTTTGAATCTTCAAAATCGAAAAGTGAAAAGCAAAAAATTAATATTCTTTTAGATTCAGCAAAAAAGAAATATCAGATCATGGATATTAAAGGCAGCTATCAATATGCAAATAAAGCACTCATTTACAGTAAAAAAGCTGATTATTCATTAGGAAAAGCATATAGTCATTTTTATATAGGGCAGGCAATGATTCAATTTTTAAAATTTAATTCCGGGTTAAAACATCTGATGCTTGCTGAAAAAGAAGAATATTCTAAAAATGATCCCCTTTTAATGGCTGAAATATCAATAACATATAGTATACCTTATGACTATGTTCCGTCTTTTTCTCTTAATGACGCAAAAAAAGAATTAAAGAAAGGATTTGTATTTATTGATAAAATTGAAAATAGGACCACTAGAAATCTTATTAAAATTAAAGCATACAATAGTTTAAGTTCTTTGTATTTTGAAGAAGGGGAGTGGGATTCATTATATTATTCTTTAAAAAAGACAAATGAAATTATATCTGATCAACATGGGATAGGAATTCCGGCTCAAGAGGCAACAGAATTTTATGTGTTTAAAGGTTTGTTACTATCTAAAAAATTAAAATATGACTCAGCTAGATATTATTTAAAAAAGTCTATGAGTATTGCTGATAAGTTCAAATATAGAGACAAGTCTGATATTTATTTGGCTTTAGGACTGATGGCAGCAAAGCAAAAAAAGAGTGACTCTGCTCTCATTTATTATTTTAAATCTCTAAAAAATAAGGAAGAAATTGGCAGTAGATATAATATACCAACTGTTCATTACCATATTTCAAGAGTGTATCGTGAGCTAAAGAATTTTAAAATGGCCAATGAATATGATGCCAAAACGGTAGATTTACAAAACAATTTTCAGTCAGAAAAAGAATATGATGATTTCTCCAACACTATACTTAATAAATTTTTACTGTCTGAAAAAGACAAGGAGACAAAAAAAGACATGTATAAGTATATTTTTACGGCAATTTTATCCTTGCTGATTATTTTGTCAATTTGTTATCTTATAAAAAGACATAAATCAGCCAAAAAAACAATTAATCACCAAGAAAAAGTTATTGCAAAGGAGAATGAAAAGAATCAATTACTTGAACAAAAAGTCAATGAATCTTTTAATGTTATCATTCAACTTGCGAAAGAAGGAGATCCTGGGTTTCTTACAAGATTCAGGGAAGTTTATCCCAACTTTATTAATTCACTTCTTAAAATTGATTCTAAATTGCAAACTAGTGAACTCACCTTTTGTGCATACTTGTATCTCAATTTCTCTTCTAAAGAAATTGCTCAGTACACTTTTGTAACCCCCCGAGCTGTCCAGATTAGAAAAAATCGCCTAAGAAAAAAACTAAATATTTTATCTGAAGAGGATATTTATTTATGGCTTAAAAATCTCTCTTAATTTTTATTCTGTACTCAAATATTGATTTCAAAACAAAGTTGCATGCTTTTCATACAACATTATTAATTAAATGTCTAATATTTAATTTGATATATCACACTCATTTATTTATGGAATTTAAATAAGTATCAAATTATATTTTATTGTATTATATAATTTTTAATATATGTAGAAAGTTTCCGAAACTTCTTTTTTATTACATAATCAGAATCAGTTTAGAATTGGCGTTTTAAACTATCTAAAAAAGATACAGAGCAAAGAAAATTTACTGGGTAAATATCTTTCATCTATATTTCACATGGCCTTTTTAGACCATTGTTTTACCTTACTTATTACTGATTTATATATTTATATTACTAAATTCTACATGCTACCTAAAATAAAAAAACAGAACATAAGTGATTGGTTATGTTGTAGTTGTATTTTAAAAAAAGAACATGAGATATTAATGTGATATTTATGTTTTTTGTTCTATTCTTTCTTATTTATAAGTTTGATAAATATTAAAGTTTAATAAATTATTTAAAACATAATATGCTGTATATTAATTATTTATAAATTTTAAAATGGAGAACTTAAAAAATATTCATATTGGTTTTTTTATTAGGCAAACAACTATAGAATATAAAATAGATTTGTCACGTATATGCAATTTTTTCAAATGTACAGATGCAGATGTTGAACAAATGTTCCGTTCCGAAAGTTTAGACACCAGAATACTTTTAAAATGGAGTAAACTTTTGGACTATGATTTTTTCAGATTGTATTCCCATCACCTCATATTATATTCCCCTGCTAAAACTAACAATTCACGATCTAGAAGAGAGAAACAAAGTACAAAATTACCACAGTTTAGGAAAAATATTTATACGAGAGAAATCATAGAACATATTATTGAGGTTATTTCAAGTAATCAAATGACTAAAGAACAAGTTATTAATGAATATAGAATACCCAAGACTACTTTACATAAATGGCTTCAAAAATATAGAACATAATACATATAAAAGAACAAGGAAAATATAATTACTAAAAATAAAAGAAGGATTGGTTTTTATTAATTAAATACACAAGAAACAAAGTAAACATCCATATTTTTCATCAAAATGCGGGATATTTTATCCCGTGTTTTGAGCTTTTACACAAAAAAGACAACTTATTAAACTGAATTAGACAACTTATTACCAAATACAAATGAAAAAAATTATTGTGCATACTATTTTCCCAAACTCCCACAAGCTACTTGCTGTAAAGGGCCAATAGAGACAGCAGCAGATGGAGCGTTTAAGTAAAAATGGTGATGTTGCTCAACTATAAAAGATACTGGTTTTGCATTGGTGTATACATCAATTAGCTGCTAATCTTTAAAATTCTTTTAGTCATTTTTAACGTGTTATAGAACCAAATTCTATTCTGGTTAGTAGTTGGAAGGACAGGCTTAGGTTTAAAATCTAAGCCTTACTTAAAATTGTTGTTTTGTGATAATATTTTTTCTATTAATTATTGAACATAAAACTGATTAATTACTAAACTACATATAAAATAATATGAATTAAAGGTTCTAAAAAACACTAAATAAAAAAGGAGGATAATCCTCGGTTTATATCATTTCAATAACCAAAAATATACTTCTTGTAATCTCATTTACATACATTATTTATTTATTAAAAATTAAAATACCACTTTATGAAAAAAAAAAATAATTATTCCAGAATGTATAAAAGATTTTTCAATTTTATCTTTGTTTCTATATTCATTACACTAAGTTTAACATCCTGCTCTCAAGACAATCTGGATGAAGAAACCTCTGTATCTTTACCAGAATCTGGCAACCTTAAAACTTTAGGAAGCCTGACATTGCAAAAAAATGTGATTATTCTTGATGATGAATCGGTAGCTGCGATTTCTACTTTAAACAATCAAAATATTACTTTCACTAAAGCTACGGATCAGACAGATGAAATCAAAACAGGATCAGTATTGGTTGGGACAAAAGTGGAAGGTAATACGGTTAAAACAATTCTTTCAAAAGTAACTGCAGTCGTTAAAACCAATAACCAATATTTTGTACAGACATCGAGTGCTAAACTTGAAGAATTTATTTATAGCGGAACTTTGAGTGGAGTCTATGATCCATCTGATAAGACGCCAATCAGTGTTAATGGTAAAATGGTAAATTATATTCCTGTAGAAGGCCTTATTTCTAAGGAATTGAATAATAAAATAAATAATATTGAAGCTCAAAATCAAAGAGTTCAAAAACTTACTGCTTTCAACCGTATCAGCTTTGATAAAACTTTTCCAATAGGTCAAATCGGGTCAGAAGTTTCGGCTTCAAATGTAAATGTAAAAGGAGGAGTAACGCCCAAAATTGATTATAATATTACCTTCTCATGGGGACATTTAGTTGATTTTTCCGTTAACTTTATTATGGATGATATCAGTCTTCAGGCTACGACAAACATTCAGGCAGCAGCAGCCTATACTTTAAATACAGCTGATTTTCTGAATATTCCTTTTACTCCAGTAATTTTAGGGCCAACTGGTCTTGTATTAAGTCCCGCTGTTTCTGCAGGACCTTTCTTGGGAATTACTACCACAGGAAAGGCAAAACTAAACCTTCTTGATATTGGAGGAACTGCAAACTTTCTTGTATCTGCAAATCCTGTTTTAGACATTACTCTGGAAAAAAAATCAAATTTTGGTATTACCTCTTTGGAAGGAAACTTATCTGCAGAGATAGGAATAGAAGCTAAAGGAGCTATCAAATTACAATTTTTAACGATCCCAATTGCCAATTCAGAATTATGGAGTAAAGCAGGAGTCTCTATGGGAACACAGCTAAATCCTCAAGGCAAAGGTATTCTTGATGTAAAAGCAAAAGTTCAGGCAGATATGTCCTATGGGTTTGGAATCTCTCCTTTAAGAACTGAAGGAACTATTCCCCTCATTCAAAAAGAATTTGCGCTTTATCATCAGGATTTTCTCTTTTAGAAGTTTTATAATTTATACACTTATTATATAGGCCATTACGCTTATAAATATTCAAAATAATAACTGCTCCGGAGCAAATTCCATCTCAATGATGGTATTGCTCCGGAGTCACTTACTTCAAATAACTGGGCTGTCTTTACCTATAACCTATTATAGTACTTGACCTTCTTGTAATTCATGTGTTTCAGATAATATATGATTTAGTAGTAGTTTAACCAACGGGACGAAAACATTATTAAAATATTCATGCTAGAATACCTAATAAAACTGAGAACAAGTAAGAGAACAATATTAAAATTAGTAATGTAAGTCAATATTAATGATACCATAATTTACCAATAAACATACGAATAATGAAAAAAAAAACTCTTTTATTTCTTCCTTATTTTACTTTCTCTTCCTATAAAACTGATCTCTCAGACGTATCAGTTAACAGGGAATCCTATAAACACAACGGGATGGACAATGCTTACTCCTACCGTAGCGAGTGGTGATTTTGTACAACTTACTCCTGACACCAATGATAAATCTGGTTCTATAAAATTGAATGAACCAATTAATTTGAAATATTGTGATAAGTGGCGGGTAGAATTTGATTTTAGAATGGATTCAAATCAAGCATATACCGGCGATGGTATAGCATTTTGGTACCTGTCAAACCCTCCAGTCGCAAGTGTTCTTGGTTCTGGAATGGGTGTTCCTCAAAATGCTATAGGTTTTATTACAGCTTTTGACACTTATAACAATATCGCCGGAAAAGCAGGGATGAGTAAAGTACACGTTGCATATGGACAAGTTCAAAATACAACAGACTCCAACAATATTGAATTTTATAACGTCTCAGGAAGCTCCTTTCATTCTGCGGACCTTAATGCAACGCAGCCATTTCAAGGGACAACTTATAAACATGTTGAAGTAAGTGGAGAAGTAGATCCTGCGGCTCCTGCTAACTGGATTGTAAAAATAATCCTTGATGGCAATCTGATTGTTAACCAGTCTTTTACTCCTACAGGTGCAGCAGCAGCAATGACTATAGGATATTTTGGATTTTCTGCATCTACAGGAGGGGCAAGAGCAAGACACTCTATTAAAAATGTAAAAGTTTTTGTAGACAAAATTCCTCTTTTACAGCCAGCAATCACCAAATTTGTATGTCCTGATCTAGCTGGAATGGCCCATATTGATTTAACAACATTCAATCCGCAATTTACAACAAACTCTAACAATTATACTTTCACATATTATATTACCGGAAGTGGAACTCCGATTGCCAATCCTACAGATTTTCAATATAATACTGATACAAATATTTCCGTTGTCATCAAAGATCCAACATCAGTATTATGTGACAATAATGATGCTACAATAGCTTTAAAAGTTGCGCCAACCGTCACTGTAAAAGACGCTGCATTGAGATCTTGCTTTATAGAAGCAACTCCGGCATTGGGTTCTTTTAATCTGACAACTGCTTCTGTAAACTCTCAAGCTGGAGTTATTAAAAAATATTACCCCTCTTTAACCGATGCAACTAATGGGACAAACGAAATTAGTACACCAGCAGCATACATAGCTCCAGATGGGGTCGTTTATATTAAAGTGATTAACTCAAATGAATGTTACGCCATAGCCAAAGTAACCTTAGTTGTCATAGCTCCTGTGCTTTCTACGGTCTTAAAAGACAAAATAATCTGTATGGAAGGTAAAACAACTTTAGATGCAGGACCAGGTTTTGTATCTTATCTGTGGAGTACTGGCGCTACAACTCAAACGATAACAAATGCCGGAGTTGGTATTTATTGGGTGAAATTAAAGACCGGAGAATGTACTGCAACACAAAAGGTAACGATATATCCTGCTGAACAGCCGGTAATCAACAATGTAGATATCTCAGCCAGTACAATCACAGTGAATGTAGTGGGTGGAACTCCTCCTTATCAATATTCATTAGATAATATCAGCTGGCAGAATTCTAATGTATTTAATAATTTACCAAGAGGAGAAGCTAATATATATGTAAAAGATGCTTACAACTGTATACCTATTGAGATTACTATAACAATTCCTAATCTCGTTAACGTAATTACACCAAACGGTGATGGAATAAATGATGGAATAGACTATTCTTCATTATCTGGCAAGCAAAATTTGGCTTTTAGTATTTTTGATCGATATGGTGCCCGAATTTACCAGGGTGACAAATCCAATCAATACAAATGGGATGGAACCATTGCAGGAAGAAAGATCTCCACAGGAAATTACTGGTTCTCTGTAAGATGGAATGAAAATAATAAAAAGAACACAGCTATTAAGTATTCAAACTGGATATTGGTGAAAAACAGAGACTAATAATGATTATTCCCAATTATATTATATGCTATTCTTTCAAGTTCTTAGTGATTCTTTAATACTGAACTTGTGTAATCATCTTGTATTGACTTCTTAACAAAACAAAGTTTATAAGGGATGTTTATATAGAAAAAATACTTGTTTTTGTAACTATAAATAATTTTACATAATTACTGTTATAGACAAAAATATAAATAAAGCATCTAAAATGATAATAAAGCTGAAAACTTACATTTTAGATGAAAAAAATCAATTAAAACACCGTGTGATACCAATGTGATAGCTCTGTTTAATTAACATTTCTATCAAATTAATACTTTTGTCAACGACTAATGAAAGGAAATATTATTCATTGTTAAAACTATTTTCTTTAAATGTCTTCATTCTTCTTATACATAAGTGAAGTGATTGAAAGTAAACTTTGGATTTTCAACAGCTAAGGTTGTATAATTTAGTACAAGGTTTGATTGAGTCCACGTGAAAAATAAATATATATTAATTTAAAAACCATTTAAAATGAAAAATTTAATTACTTTATTAGGGACTTTAGGCTGCATTATTTTGGTCAAGTCCCAAGTTGGTGTAAATACAACTACTCCCTCAGCAACTTTGGATATTGTTGCTAAAAATATATCTGCTACAAGTGTAGATGGTGTTATTGCTCCAAGAATTGATAGATTGAAGGCATTCAATATGTCTGGAGTTCCCAATGGGACCTTTGTTTATATTAATGATATTTCAACAGGGACTGCAACAGGGCAAGCTGCTAATATTGATGCAACAGGGTATTACTATTTTGAAGGAACAGCTTGGAAGAAGTTTGCTGGAAACGGAGGAAGTGGTACTAATATTTATAATACGGATGGAACACTAACAGGAAATAGAAATTTAAATTTGGGAGGTAATAGTTTAGGTTTTACAGGTATCGGAAATGTAGGTGTTGGAACTGCTGCCCCAAATAGTGATGCTATACTTGAAACATCAGCCACTAATAAAGGACTTTTACTCCCAAGGGTTGCACTTACCAGTAGTGTGGCCAGCGCTCCTTTAGCCTCGCATACAGCAGGTATGTTTGTCTATAATACAGCAACTGCCGGAGTGTCTCCTAATAATGTAATTCCCGGAGTATATTACAATGATGGTACAAGATGGTATTTAACAAATCAGACACCTAGCAACCAAAGTGGGGCAAGTGTGAATTATCAAGGATTTATTAATGCGGCTACTCCCGCTAATTCTGTTATTCAGCTGGGAAATCTTCAGGTTAGATATAATGGTACCAATACGGCAGGTACAATTTCGGTTAGAAACATGACCACCCATCCAATATATGCATATTATTTTGCTGTTTGGGGGCATACAAGCAACTCTGGTACAACATACAATGGTCCTTATACTTTACAGCCTAATACCTGGGTTGAAACCTATTCTTTTGGTTTCCAGAATTCAGAGGGTAATATAATACAGTTTGACACCTATGATCCGAGCCCGCTAGATGGTGTTACTGTTAAATCTTATAATCTTTCCACAAGAATGTTTTATGCTTCGGAAATAGGAGCTGTAGGAGATTATATGTTTATGAGATTCTTTAGAAATTAAGCCTCGATTCTAATAACACAAGTGCAACAATAAAGTTTTTATTGTTCCCAACCTCCTGTTAAAATGGGGGGTTTTTTATCAATATAAATTTCTAAGGTAATAAACTTTCCATAAATATACTTGTGGTATACAAAAACGGTATATAGATAGTTGTGAGTTTTTATTGCTGAATTATAATTATATATAAAAAACCATTTTAATATTTCAACATGAATAGTTATGAAAAAAAATTAAATCTTATTTATTTATTACTGTTAATTTTCATTACCAGCTGTCAGACAGAAAGCCTTGCAACCGGTGAAATTAATGAAGAAATTAAACCTTCCAATTTAAGGGTTGGCAGTAATACAATTACAGTTGCTACTTATAATCTCCATCTTTTTCTTCCTCTTGTTCCCTTGGAAGATGCAGCACGTCAGGAAAAAATCACTGAGTTTATAAGAACCAATTTATATGTTAATGATGTTCTGTATCTTTCAGAAGTATGGAAGGACTCAACAAAAAACGAACTTGCGGAAAACCTTAAAGATATATACCCTTATTCAATGCATTCTAATGCTGTATTCATTAATCCGGGAGATGGATTGCTCATTTTATCTAAGTTTCCTATTCAGGAAAGTAGTTTTACGGCTTATAATGATTCGGTGGGGGAAGCTAAATTGGCCACTAAAGGTTTTCATAAAACAAGGTTTTCTACCCCTTATGGAGATT of the Chryseobacterium viscerum genome contains:
- a CDS encoding winged helix-turn-helix transcriptional regulator; translation: MKKKEQLSPECIKQIRGVKDTVDLLNGKWKTFIIDKLYYTGKIRFMDLKRQTEIAPKVLSKELKDLEMNNLVKRIENNNQPVSIEYELTDFGKSLHDVIDIMGKWGIEYRQKLLKEGMIKM
- a CDS encoding helix-turn-helix transcriptional regulator, producing MIKNILYIFISLLASQSLKSQEWFSFFESSKSKSEKQKINILLDSAKKKYQIMDIKGSYQYANKALIYSKKADYSLGKAYSHFYIGQAMIQFLKFNSGLKHLMLAEKEEYSKNDPLLMAEISITYSIPYDYVPSFSLNDAKKELKKGFVFIDKIENRTTRNLIKIKAYNSLSSLYFEEGEWDSLYYSLKKTNEIISDQHGIGIPAQEATEFYVFKGLLLSKKLKYDSARYYLKKSMSIADKFKYRDKSDIYLALGLMAAKQKKSDSALIYYFKSLKNKEEIGSRYNIPTVHYHISRVYRELKNFKMANEYDAKTVDLQNNFQSEKEYDDFSNTILNKFLLSEKDKETKKDMYKYIFTAILSLLIILSICYLIKRHKSAKKTINHQEKVIAKENEKNQLLEQKVNESFNVIIQLAKEGDPGFLTRFREVYPNFINSLLKIDSKLQTSELTFCAYLYLNFSSKEIAQYTFVTPRAVQIRKNRLRKKLNILSEEDIYLWLKNLS
- a CDS encoding T9SS type B sorting domain-containing protein encodes the protein MSQTYQLTGNPINTTGWTMLTPTVASGDFVQLTPDTNDKSGSIKLNEPINLKYCDKWRVEFDFRMDSNQAYTGDGIAFWYLSNPPVASVLGSGMGVPQNAIGFITAFDTYNNIAGKAGMSKVHVAYGQVQNTTDSNNIEFYNVSGSSFHSADLNATQPFQGTTYKHVEVSGEVDPAAPANWIVKIILDGNLIVNQSFTPTGAAAAMTIGYFGFSASTGGARARHSIKNVKVFVDKIPLLQPAITKFVCPDLAGMAHIDLTTFNPQFTTNSNNYTFTYYITGSGTPIANPTDFQYNTDTNISVVIKDPTSVLCDNNDATIALKVAPTVTVKDAALRSCFIEATPALGSFNLTTASVNSQAGVIKKYYPSLTDATNGTNEISTPAAYIAPDGVVYIKVINSNECYAIAKVTLVVIAPVLSTVLKDKIICMEGKTTLDAGPGFVSYLWSTGATTQTITNAGVGIYWVKLKTGECTATQKVTIYPAEQPVINNVDISASTITVNVVGGTPPYQYSLDNISWQNSNVFNNLPRGEANIYVKDAYNCIPIEITITIPNLVNVITPNGDGINDGIDYSSLSGKQNLAFSIFDRYGARIYQGDKSNQYKWDGTIAGRKISTGNYWFSVRWNENNKKNTAIKYSNWILVKNRD